In Wolinella succinogenes DSM 1740, a single genomic region encodes these proteins:
- the fliF gene encoding flagellar basal-body MS-ring/collar protein FliF — translation MDFKVLFNQIQNLYAKLNLKQKLVILGTIVGVVAFVSFLIVYNGGKGKSLDGYAVLFEGVSPQDGALIIQHLEQSKIPYKLPKDNTILIPEEKVYEERIKLASSGIPKSSKVGFEIFDKQEFGATDFDQKVKFVRATEGELSRTIESLTPIEKASVHIAIPKDSVFVSKETPPTASVVLRLRPNMALTPAQVLGIKNLVAAAITRLEPENVRIVNENGEPLGEGDELTTSKEMAAVQMRYKQNFERSVEEKIVNILAPIIGGADRVVAKVTAEFDFSQKQSTQELFDPNNVVRSEQTLEEKREGFKPKEIGGVPGAVSNIGPVQGLDSQDVRDKYEKSQTTTNFEISKTVSSIKGEFATIKRLSAAVVVDGKYKTSVNEQGNEVLEYIPLSDEEMEKINGLVRQAMGFSGTRGDEATVSNFEFDAKSAGYAPKTPVERFVQGLEKFMGPFMPMLKYVIVGLILFVFYKKIIVPFAERMLEVHEDEDEEIESLIKLDDDDEDALNKFNEMKRRVEEQLGLGSGLSEDEIKYDVLLEKMKNIAMEKPEEVAGIFQTLIRDELGLDDMSSKLMAEAKARK, via the coding sequence GTGGACTTCAAGGTACTCTTTAATCAGATACAAAATCTCTACGCCAAGCTCAACCTCAAACAGAAGCTGGTGATCCTTGGGACGATCGTCGGCGTGGTGGCTTTTGTTTCGTTCTTGATTGTCTATAACGGAGGCAAGGGCAAGAGCCTAGATGGCTACGCCGTCCTCTTTGAGGGGGTGAGCCCCCAAGATGGTGCGCTCATTATCCAGCACCTGGAGCAGTCCAAGATTCCCTACAAGCTCCCCAAAGACAACACGATTCTTATCCCCGAAGAGAAGGTCTATGAGGAGCGAATCAAGCTTGCTAGTAGCGGGATTCCCAAAAGCAGCAAAGTGGGATTTGAGATTTTTGACAAGCAGGAGTTTGGGGCGACCGACTTTGATCAAAAGGTGAAATTTGTCCGTGCCACCGAAGGCGAGCTAAGCCGAACTATCGAGAGTCTCACCCCCATTGAGAAGGCCTCTGTTCATATCGCCATCCCCAAAGATTCGGTTTTTGTGAGCAAAGAAACCCCTCCAACCGCCTCGGTTGTGCTTCGACTTCGCCCTAATATGGCGCTCACCCCCGCTCAAGTCTTGGGGATTAAAAATCTAGTTGCCGCGGCCATCACACGCCTTGAGCCTGAAAATGTTCGAATCGTCAATGAAAATGGAGAGCCTTTAGGCGAGGGCGATGAGCTCACCACCTCTAAAGAGATGGCAGCGGTGCAGATGCGATACAAGCAAAACTTTGAGCGCTCTGTTGAGGAGAAGATTGTCAACATCCTAGCCCCCATTATTGGCGGAGCGGATAGAGTGGTCGCCAAGGTGACGGCGGAGTTTGATTTTTCGCAAAAGCAGAGCACTCAAGAGCTTTTTGACCCTAACAATGTCGTGCGCAGTGAGCAGACTCTCGAAGAGAAGAGAGAAGGATTTAAGCCCAAAGAGATTGGGGGTGTGCCCGGTGCGGTGAGCAATATCGGCCCTGTGCAGGGGCTTGATAGCCAAGATGTGCGAGATAAATATGAAAAGTCTCAAACCACCACCAATTTTGAAATCAGCAAGACCGTCTCAAGCATTAAAGGGGAATTTGCCACGATTAAGCGACTCTCGGCCGCTGTTGTGGTGGATGGAAAGTATAAGACTAGCGTGAATGAGCAGGGCAATGAGGTCTTGGAGTATATCCCTCTCTCTGATGAAGAGATGGAGAAGATCAATGGCTTAGTGCGTCAAGCCATGGGCTTTAGCGGGACGAGGGGCGATGAGGCGACCGTGAGCAACTTTGAATTTGACGCCAAGAGTGCTGGCTATGCTCCCAAAACTCCAGTGGAGCGTTTTGTCCAAGGGCTTGAAAAATTCATGGGCCCCTTCATGCCGATGCTCAAATATGTCATTGTGGGACTTATCCTCTTTGTCTTCTACAAAAAAATCATCGTGCCTTTTGCCGAGCGAATGCTCGAAGTGCACGAGGATGAGGACGAGGAGATTGAATCACTCATCAAGCTTGATGATGACGATGAGGATGCACTCAACAAGTTCAACGAGATGAAGCGGCGTGTTGAGGAGCAACTAGGGCTTGGCAGTGGCTTAAGCGAAGATGAGATTAAATATGATGTGTTGCTAGAGAAGATGAAAAATATCGCCATGGAGAAGCCTGAAGAGGTGGCGGGAATCTTCCAAACACTCATTCGTGATGAGCTTGGGTTGGATGATATGTCTTCAAAGTTGATGGCGGAAGCCAAGGCTAGAAAGTAG
- the moaA gene encoding GTP 3',8-cyclase MoaA: protein MLIDSFGRTVDYIRISVTNRCNFRCQYCMPDTPEDFFDAEEDIPLAQLLELVKVAIDEGVKKIRITGGEPMIRKDLDWFIAQIYLYNPEIDIALTTNGFYLRHFAKSLKEAGLKRINVSLDSLKPERVALISKKNVLPQILEGIDLALSVGLIVKLNMVPLKGVNEDEIPDLIAFAQSKKVTIRFIEFMENSHAKEGATGLRQKEILERVAERFSYKKIEKEFFGPATLYELEGGGKFGIIAPHNDDFCESCNRVRISSDGKIIPCLYFEDAVDAKEAMEKGDREGIRRALLQAVTNKPEKNEWREEDNKTSGRAFYQTGG from the coding sequence ATGCTTATCGATAGTTTTGGACGCACAGTGGATTACATCCGAATCTCTGTAACCAATCGATGCAATTTCCGCTGTCAGTACTGCATGCCCGACACACCAGAAGATTTTTTTGATGCAGAGGAGGATATTCCTTTGGCTCAGCTTTTGGAGCTCGTGAAAGTGGCAATTGATGAAGGGGTGAAAAAGATTCGTATCACAGGAGGCGAACCGATGATCCGCAAGGATTTAGATTGGTTTATCGCCCAAATCTACCTCTACAATCCTGAGATTGATATCGCGCTCACTACCAATGGCTTCTATCTGCGCCATTTCGCCAAAAGTCTCAAAGAAGCGGGCTTGAAGCGTATCAATGTATCGCTTGATTCTCTTAAGCCTGAACGGGTTGCGCTCATCTCGAAAAAAAATGTTCTTCCTCAAATCCTAGAGGGAATCGACCTTGCCCTTAGTGTGGGGCTCATTGTCAAGCTCAATATGGTGCCGCTCAAAGGGGTCAATGAGGATGAGATTCCCGACCTTATCGCCTTTGCTCAAAGTAAAAAAGTGACCATTCGTTTCATTGAATTCATGGAAAATAGTCATGCCAAAGAGGGGGCGACTGGCTTGCGCCAAAAAGAGATACTAGAGCGCGTGGCGGAGCGATTCTCCTACAAAAAGATCGAGAAAGAGTTTTTTGGACCGGCCACGCTCTATGAGCTAGAGGGTGGAGGAAAATTTGGAATCATTGCACCCCATAATGACGACTTTTGCGAGAGTTGCAACCGTGTGAGAATCAGTAGCGATGGCAAAATCATCCCTTGTCTCTATTTTGAGGACGCAGTGGACGCCAAAGAGGCAATGGAAAAAGGCGATAGAGAGGGAATCAGACGAGCCCTCTTGCAGGCAGTGACCAACAAGCCAGAGAAAAATGAGTGGAGAGAAGAGGACAACAAAACCTCTGGTCGCGCCTTTTACCAGACGGGAGGGTGA
- the hisC gene encoding histidinol-phosphate transaminase, protein MQFNPTLDSIKTYEAGKPIELVVREYGIKPQNVIKLASNENPFGASPKVIEAIAKEAVNAHRYPDDSMFELKEGLAGRFGVKSENVIIGSGSDQILEMAVHAKCNASSKVLMSKTTFAMYDVYSRQVGARILRTPSDQHHLGEFWEIYQKERPEILFLCLPNNPLGECLDREEVYDFLQKIDDETLVIVDGAYQEYAAFKDSQKRIDPKDLIERFPSSIFLGTFSKAFGLGGMRVGYGIAQPSIIQALMKMRAPFNITTLSLKAAIEALKESAYVEETIKENFKEMRRYEEFALAQGIDFIPSYTNFITLLLKNRVDSSEFSQWLLERGLIVRNLKSYGINAIRITIGRSLENDRCFELMQEYLHQF, encoded by the coding sequence ATGCAATTCAATCCCACGCTTGATTCGATCAAAACCTACGAAGCGGGCAAGCCCATTGAGCTTGTCGTCCGCGAATATGGCATCAAACCTCAAAACGTCATCAAACTGGCTTCCAATGAAAATCCCTTTGGCGCTTCGCCCAAGGTGATTGAGGCGATTGCGAAGGAGGCGGTGAATGCCCATCGCTATCCTGATGATTCGATGTTTGAGCTCAAAGAGGGGCTGGCAGGGCGCTTTGGCGTGAAGAGCGAGAATGTGATCATTGGCTCAGGAAGTGATCAGATTCTAGAGATGGCGGTTCACGCCAAATGCAACGCCTCCTCCAAGGTGCTCATGTCCAAGACCACCTTTGCGATGTATGATGTCTATTCAAGGCAGGTTGGGGCGAGGATTCTTCGCACTCCAAGTGATCAGCACCATCTTGGAGAGTTTTGGGAAATCTATCAAAAAGAGCGCCCTGAAATCCTCTTCCTCTGCCTCCCTAATAATCCACTAGGTGAGTGTTTGGACAGGGAAGAGGTCTATGACTTTTTACAAAAAATTGATGATGAGACGCTAGTGATTGTGGATGGAGCCTACCAAGAGTACGCCGCGTTTAAAGATTCCCAAAAAAGAATCGATCCCAAGGATCTCATCGAGCGCTTCCCTAGCTCTATCTTCCTTGGCACCTTTTCTAAAGCCTTTGGGTTGGGTGGCATGAGGGTCGGCTATGGAATCGCCCAGCCCTCTATTATCCAAGCCCTCATGAAGATGCGAGCCCCCTTTAACATCACCACACTCTCGCTCAAAGCGGCGATTGAGGCACTCAAAGAGAGCGCCTATGTGGAAGAGACCATCAAGGAGAACTTTAAGGAGATGAGGCGCTATGAGGAGTTTGCGCTTGCCCAAGGAATCGATTTTATCCCCTCTTACACTAACTTCATCACACTCCTATTGAAGAATCGAGTCGATTCCTCGGAGTTTTCTCAGTGGTTGTTGGAGCGAGGATTGATCGTGAGGAATCTTAAATCCTATGGAATCAATGCGATTCGTATCACGATTGGCAGGAGCTTAGAGAATGATCGTTGCTTTGAGTTGATGCAAGAATATCTGCACCAATTCTAA
- the mobA gene encoding molybdenum cofactor guanylyltransferase MobA has product MNPIQKFSTPCVILAGGKSSRMGKNKALLPFGGCSSLAEYQYRRLQEIFESVYISTKDSSIFEFEAEFIEDDSETSAPGVAINTLFNELYAHEIFLITVDAPFVSFKTIGEILERGKEGHEAILAKTPAKKHYLIGLYKESILPRLEELLEEKNYKLSALVESSETLFVDFLDEEEFSNLNTKEEYQAALAKLPSRVK; this is encoded by the coding sequence ATGAACCCGATCCAAAAATTCTCCACCCCTTGCGTCATTCTAGCGGGCGGCAAAAGCAGCCGTATGGGAAAAAATAAGGCGCTTCTCCCCTTTGGGGGCTGCTCTAGTTTGGCTGAGTACCAGTATCGCCGTCTTCAAGAGATCTTTGAGAGCGTCTACATCTCAACCAAAGATTCCTCTATTTTTGAGTTTGAGGCCGAATTTATCGAGGATGACTCAGAAACCTCCGCCCCTGGAGTGGCAATCAACACGCTCTTTAATGAGCTCTATGCTCACGAGATATTCCTCATCACCGTGGACGCTCCTTTTGTGAGCTTTAAAACCATTGGAGAGATTTTAGAGAGAGGCAAAGAGGGTCATGAGGCGATTTTAGCCAAAACTCCTGCCAAAAAACACTATCTCATTGGCCTCTACAAAGAGTCGATTCTCCCTAGGCTTGAGGAGCTTTTGGAGGAAAAAAACTACAAGCTCTCTGCTCTAGTGGAGAGTAGCGAGACGCTTTTTGTCGATTTTTTAGATGAAGAGGAGTTCTCCAACCTCAACACCAAAGAGGAGTATCAAGCCGCTTTAGCCAAACTTCCCTCAAGGGTCAAGTAG
- a CDS encoding phosphomannomutase/phosphoglucomutase, producing MQTIFREYDIRGIYPTELTQESVRAIGFLLGERVRARGGKYLAIGHDARTHSRELFTWLSEGVAGADIEILDLGLIPTPVAYFSLFNSFEGITPDGSVMITGSHNPPEYNGFKITLFKEPFFGEAITALGEEAQKLIEAKISCSKPPKIHFADALGRYITYMKEEFKALSSLSIPLSIDCGNGVAGVALEPILKALNLECEVLYGEPDGRFPNHHPDPSDPHNLEDLQALLKKRGGLGFAFDGDADRIAVLTPKYIFKGDELAVIFAKQMKNPLVIGEVKCSMSMYEEINKIGQAVMYKTGHSNLKVKLKELGAHLAAEVSGHLFFNDRYFGYDDAIYAALRTMELLLLGINLDLEKESLPPLFSTEELKVKTTEEKKFPLMERIKALLLEKKESLPPILEVIDVDGIRVIFEEGWGLVRASNTTPVLVTRFEAKSQEKLALYQESLEALIHQAQQEQN from the coding sequence ATGCAGACCATTTTTCGAGAGTATGACATTCGGGGAATCTACCCCACCGAGCTCACCCAAGAGAGCGTGAGGGCGATTGGCTTTTTGCTAGGGGAGCGCGTGAGGGCTAGGGGTGGAAAATACCTAGCCATCGGACATGACGCCAGAACCCACTCTAGAGAGCTCTTCACTTGGCTCTCTGAGGGGGTCGCAGGAGCCGATATTGAGATTCTTGATCTAGGGCTCATCCCCACTCCCGTGGCCTATTTTTCACTTTTTAACTCTTTTGAAGGAATCACGCCTGATGGCTCGGTGATGATCACAGGTTCTCACAACCCCCCTGAATATAATGGCTTTAAGATCACGCTCTTTAAAGAGCCTTTTTTTGGCGAAGCCATCACCGCTCTTGGAGAAGAGGCGCAAAAACTCATCGAAGCTAAAATCTCCTGCTCCAAACCCCCCAAAATTCACTTTGCGGACGCTTTGGGTCGCTATATCACCTACATGAAAGAGGAGTTCAAGGCGCTCTCATCCCTCTCTATTCCCCTCTCTATTGATTGTGGCAATGGGGTGGCGGGTGTGGCGTTAGAGCCTATCTTAAAGGCCTTGAACCTAGAATGCGAAGTGCTCTATGGCGAGCCTGATGGACGCTTTCCCAATCACCATCCAGACCCCTCCGATCCCCACAATCTAGAGGATTTGCAAGCGCTCCTCAAAAAGCGTGGTGGCCTTGGCTTTGCCTTTGATGGGGATGCCGACCGAATCGCAGTGCTCACCCCTAAGTACATCTTTAAAGGGGATGAGTTGGCGGTCATTTTTGCCAAACAGATGAAAAATCCCCTCGTCATTGGCGAGGTGAAGTGCTCCATGAGTATGTATGAGGAGATCAACAAAATAGGTCAGGCGGTGATGTATAAAACAGGTCACAGCAACCTCAAAGTGAAACTCAAAGAGCTAGGAGCGCATTTAGCGGCTGAAGTGAGCGGACACCTCTTTTTCAATGATCGCTACTTTGGCTACGATGACGCCATCTACGCGGCACTTCGGACGATGGAACTACTCCTTTTGGGAATCAATCTAGACTTAGAGAAAGAGTCGCTCCCCCCTCTCTTCTCCACCGAAGAGCTCAAAGTCAAAACCACCGAGGAGAAGAAATTCCCCTTGATGGAACGAATCAAAGCGCTTCTTTTAGAGAAAAAAGAGAGTCTCCCCCCCATCTTGGAGGTGATTGACGTGGATGGAATCCGAGTGATTTTTGAAGAAGGATGGGGACTTGTGCGCGCTAGTAACACCACGCCTGTGTTAGTGACCCGCTTTGAGGCCAAGAGCCAAGAGAAACTAGCCCTCTATCAAGAATCGCTTGAAGCCCTCATCCACCAAGCGCAACAAGAGCAAAATTAA
- the pyrC gene encoding dihydroorotase, producing the protein MERLTLIDPLDMHLHLREGETLKRVLPYTANLFSGAVVMPNLKTPLCTTQEVLSYKKSIEEACPKERFIPFMTLFFHENLTLEELTLAQIEGIRIIKLYPKGSTTGSEAGVAQILTPKTLQILETMQSLGLILSMHGESGGFVLEREFEFLSVYEEIARTFPKLQIIIEHMSDARSLERIERFSNLYGTLTLHHLLYTLDDLLGQALNPHLFCKPVLKLPRDREALQKAALGAHPKISFGSDSAPHPKEAKESAKGAAGIFSAPLLLPLLAELFERHGKLENLQAFVSDNAHRIYGIAPLGKRVTLLQEESLIEEDYSGFIPPEAGKRVRWRVESSC; encoded by the coding sequence ATGGAGAGACTCACCCTCATCGATCCCTTGGATATGCATCTTCACCTCCGAGAGGGCGAAACCCTAAAGCGCGTCCTCCCCTACACAGCGAATCTCTTTAGCGGGGCAGTGGTGATGCCTAACCTCAAAACACCCCTCTGCACCACCCAAGAGGTGCTCTCCTACAAAAAGAGCATTGAGGAGGCTTGCCCCAAAGAGCGCTTCATCCCCTTTATGACGCTCTTTTTTCATGAGAATCTCACTTTAGAAGAGCTCACTTTAGCCCAAATAGAGGGAATTAGAATCATCAAACTCTACCCTAAGGGCTCCACCACGGGAAGCGAGGCGGGTGTGGCGCAGATTCTCACCCCTAAAACCCTCCAAATCCTAGAAACGATGCAATCTCTTGGTCTCATCCTCTCAATGCATGGCGAGAGCGGAGGGTTTGTCCTAGAGAGGGAGTTTGAGTTTTTGAGTGTCTATGAGGAGATTGCACGCACCTTTCCAAAGCTTCAAATCATCATTGAGCACATGAGCGATGCCCGCTCCTTAGAGCGAATCGAGCGTTTTAGCAATCTCTATGGCACGCTCACCCTCCACCACCTCCTCTACACACTTGATGACCTCCTAGGCCAAGCCCTCAATCCTCACCTCTTCTGCAAACCTGTCTTAAAACTCCCTAGAGATAGAGAGGCGTTGCAAAAGGCGGCATTAGGCGCCCACCCCAAAATCTCCTTTGGAAGCGATAGCGCTCCCCACCCCAAAGAGGCCAAAGAGAGCGCCAAAGGGGCAGCGGGAATCTTTAGCGCTCCCTTGCTTTTACCCCTTTTAGCCGAGCTCTTTGAGCGCCACGGGAAGCTAGAAAATCTTCAGGCTTTTGTCTCTGATAATGCCCATAGGATTTATGGAATCGCCCCCTTAGGCAAAAGGGTGACCCTTCTTCAAGAAGAATCGCTCATAGAGGAGGATTATTCGGGATTCATCCCCCCTGAGGCAGGCAAGAGAGTCCGCTGGAGAGTGGAGAGTTCGTGCTAG
- the mnmH gene encoding tRNA 2-selenouridine(34) synthase MnmH → MLEELTLERFLSHRSAFSLVIDVRSPHEYLESHLPGALNLPVLSDLEHERVGTLYKESPFEARILGASLICANIASALSWLKDSLHPSQKVLIYCARGGQRSLSLALILSSIGYQIARLIGGYKGYRAHVAASWQVPRKESFLTLVGPTGGGKSELIQSLSWSLDIEGLARHKGSSFGAIEGEQPSTKMFQNLLFERLLGLREEPLVAVEGESKRLGNLILPSPLYERYKSAPKVFIDSPLEARIDRTMQEYASISPAFFEGAMQKIARYMNKEAHKAASLAFWQGDLRRCAELLLVEYYDKVYKMEPCEYTILHTSKESTLKELERIKGEILSSVRE, encoded by the coding sequence GTGCTAGAAGAGCTCACTCTGGAGCGATTCTTAAGCCATCGCTCCGCCTTCTCCCTTGTTATCGATGTTCGCTCTCCTCACGAATACCTCGAATCACACCTTCCCGGTGCGCTCAATCTCCCCGTCCTAAGCGATTTGGAGCATGAGAGGGTCGGCACCCTCTATAAAGAATCGCCCTTTGAGGCGAGGATTCTTGGCGCCTCTCTCATCTGTGCCAATATTGCCTCTGCTCTCTCTTGGCTCAAAGATTCGCTTCATCCCTCCCAAAAAGTGCTCATCTACTGCGCACGCGGGGGTCAAAGAAGCCTCTCTTTAGCGCTCATCCTCTCCTCTATTGGCTATCAGATCGCAAGACTCATCGGAGGCTACAAGGGCTATCGCGCCCATGTCGCCGCCTCTTGGCAAGTCCCACGAAAAGAATCTTTTCTCACGCTCGTTGGCCCCACCGGCGGAGGGAAGAGCGAGCTCATTCAATCGCTCTCTTGGAGTCTAGATATTGAAGGATTAGCCCGCCACAAAGGCTCAAGCTTTGGAGCCATCGAGGGGGAGCAGCCCAGCACGAAGATGTTTCAAAACCTCCTCTTTGAGCGCCTTTTAGGGCTAAGAGAGGAGCCTCTCGTCGCCGTAGAGGGGGAGAGCAAGAGACTAGGGAATCTCATCCTCCCTTCCCCTCTTTATGAGCGCTACAAGAGCGCGCCCAAAGTCTTTATCGATTCTCCCCTAGAGGCTCGAATCGACCGAACCATGCAGGAGTATGCCTCTATCTCTCCTGCTTTTTTTGAAGGGGCGATGCAAAAAATTGCCCGATACATGAATAAAGAGGCTCACAAGGCAGCTTCTTTGGCATTTTGGCAAGGGGATTTGAGGCGATGCGCTGAGTTGCTTTTGGTGGAGTATTACGACAAGGTTTATAAGATGGAGCCCTGTGAGTACACGATTCTCCACACCAGCAAAGAATCAACCCTCAAAGAGCTTGAGCGAATCAAAGGGGAGATTTTATCGTCCGTGAGAGAGTAG
- the gatB gene encoding Asp-tRNA(Asn)/Glu-tRNA(Gln) amidotransferase subunit GatB: protein MFETVIGLEVHVQLNTKTKIFCSCATSFGEEPNKNVCPVCLGLPGALPVLNGEAVKKAVSFAKAVNAKVNQNSIFARKNYFYPDLPKAYQISQFEIPIVGKGWLDIEVDGEKRRIGITRAHLEEDAGKNIHEGEISKVDLNRACTPLLEIVSEPDMRNSDEAIAYLKKLHSIVRYLEISDANMQEGSFRCDANVSIRPKGDEKLYTRVEIKNLNSFRFIQKAIEYEVERQIEAWQEGVYAKEVVQETRLFDTDKGVTRSMRGKEESADYRYFPDPDLLPVFIDATLMEEAEKIPELPDEKRARLVRDFGLKEYDAGVIVADLEMARFFETMLSEGASAKGAVTWLTVELLGRLKGESGVQNSPVDAKRLACLVKRIEDETISGKSAKEVLDVLVAEGGEVDAIIERLGLKQVSDDGAILSVIDEVLAQNGDKVAEYKSGKDKLFGFFVGQVMKSAKGVNPAKVNDLLKSRLG, encoded by the coding sequence ATGTTTGAAACCGTCATCGGACTTGAAGTCCACGTTCAGCTCAACACTAAAACCAAAATCTTTTGCTCCTGCGCCACTAGTTTTGGCGAAGAGCCCAATAAAAATGTCTGCCCTGTCTGTCTTGGACTTCCCGGAGCCCTCCCCGTGCTTAATGGCGAGGCGGTGAAAAAGGCGGTCAGTTTTGCCAAGGCGGTTAATGCCAAGGTGAATCAAAACTCCATTTTTGCACGAAAAAACTACTTCTACCCCGACCTCCCCAAAGCCTATCAAATCTCGCAGTTTGAGATTCCTATCGTGGGCAAGGGCTGGCTTGATATCGAGGTGGATGGAGAGAAGCGCCGTATTGGAATCACGCGCGCTCATCTTGAAGAGGATGCGGGGAAAAACATCCACGAGGGCGAAATCTCCAAAGTGGATCTCAATCGCGCTTGCACGCCTCTTTTGGAGATTGTGAGCGAGCCTGATATGCGAAATAGTGATGAGGCGATCGCCTATCTCAAAAAGCTCCACTCCATCGTGCGCTATCTTGAGATCAGTGATGCGAATATGCAAGAGGGCTCTTTTCGATGTGACGCGAACGTCTCGATTCGCCCCAAAGGTGATGAGAAGCTCTACACTCGCGTGGAGATCAAGAATCTCAACAGTTTCCGCTTCATTCAAAAGGCGATTGAGTATGAGGTAGAGCGACAGATTGAGGCATGGCAAGAGGGAGTCTATGCCAAAGAGGTGGTGCAGGAGACACGACTTTTTGACACGGACAAGGGCGTGACTCGCTCCATGAGGGGCAAAGAGGAGAGCGCGGATTATCGATATTTCCCCGATCCTGATCTTTTGCCTGTTTTTATTGATGCAACGCTCATGGAAGAGGCGGAGAAGATTCCTGAGCTGCCCGATGAGAAGAGAGCACGATTGGTGCGTGATTTTGGACTCAAAGAGTATGATGCGGGTGTGATTGTGGCGGATTTGGAGATGGCTCGATTCTTTGAGACGATGTTAAGCGAGGGAGCTTCGGCTAAGGGAGCCGTGACTTGGCTCACCGTGGAGCTGCTAGGACGCCTCAAAGGCGAGAGCGGAGTGCAAAATAGTCCTGTGGACGCCAAGAGACTCGCTTGCTTGGTGAAGCGAATCGAGGATGAGACCATCAGCGGCAAGAGTGCCAAAGAGGTGCTCGATGTGCTTGTGGCGGAGGGCGGAGAGGTGGATGCGATCATTGAGCGCTTGGGACTTAAGCAGGTGAGCGATGATGGAGCGATTTTGAGTGTGATTGATGAGGTGTTGGCGCAAAATGGCGACAAGGTCGCTGAGTATAAAAGCGGCAAAGATAAACTCTTTGGATTCTTTGTCGGGCAGGTGATGAAGAGCGCCAAAGGGGTCAATCCCGCCAAGGTCAACGACCTGCTTAAAAGCCGCCTAGGTTAG
- a CDS encoding thioredoxin family protein: MRALKVGLFIGLFWLGSALWGGAFEDSLAMAKAQNKPLVVMVSSRACPYCIRTHKQVLSRPSIQKALEGKIWLEVNRDEERLAEAIETRFVPSFFYFSPAGELLGERLGYQLPEAFLEFLLDP; this comes from the coding sequence ATGAGGGCACTGAAAGTGGGGCTTTTTATCGGGCTGTTTTGGCTAGGGAGCGCTCTATGGGGTGGGGCTTTTGAAGATTCTTTGGCGATGGCTAAAGCACAAAACAAGCCTTTGGTGGTGATGGTGAGCTCTAGAGCGTGCCCCTATTGCATTCGCACTCACAAGCAGGTTCTTTCTCGACCTTCGATACAAAAGGCGCTAGAGGGGAAAATTTGGCTTGAAGTGAATCGTGACGAAGAGAGACTCGCTGAGGCGATTGAGACGAGGTTTGTTCCTAGTTTCTTCTACTTTTCTCCCGCAGGCGAGCTGCTGGGGGAGAGGCTTGGCTACCAGCTCCCTGAGGCTTTTTTGGAGTTTCTACTTGACCCTTGA
- a CDS encoding NAD(P)H-dependent glycerol-3-phosphate dehydrogenase: MDVAIIGGGAWGSALYKALLEKSSVALVSRSGREGIHQCSLQEALEARFLVLAIASSALRGWLNEANLPPKTKILVACKGIEEGSGALVSEILEEFLPRENLAYLAGPSFAKEVREGLPCALVIHSHHLELAQEMSQFFPSWIRLYVENDVVGGEVCGAYKNVIAIAGGICDGLGLGYNAKASLVARGLVEMARFGQYFGAKIETFLGLSGAGDLFLTSGSTLSRNYRVGLGLAQGKSLEEILIELGEVAEGIKTARAITQIAQREGIHAPIAHEVNAILQGKNPKESLKDLLSHGR; encoded by the coding sequence ATGGATGTAGCCATCATTGGCGGGGGAGCGTGGGGAAGCGCGCTCTATAAAGCGCTCTTAGAAAAATCTTCGGTGGCGCTAGTCTCCCGCTCCGGGCGCGAAGGAATCCACCAATGCTCGCTCCAAGAGGCGTTAGAGGCGCGATTTTTGGTGTTAGCGATTGCCTCTAGTGCTCTAAGGGGGTGGCTCAATGAGGCCAATCTCCCTCCAAAGACCAAGATTTTGGTGGCCTGCAAGGGAATCGAGGAGGGGAGCGGAGCGCTGGTGAGCGAGATTTTAGAGGAGTTTTTGCCTAGAGAGAATCTCGCCTATCTCGCGGGCCCCTCTTTTGCCAAAGAGGTGCGCGAGGGGCTTCCTTGTGCTTTGGTGATCCACTCTCATCACCTAGAGTTAGCCCAAGAGATGAGCCAATTTTTTCCTTCATGGATTCGTCTTTATGTCGAAAATGACGTCGTGGGGGGCGAAGTTTGCGGTGCCTACAAAAATGTGATCGCCATTGCGGGGGGAATCTGCGATGGTCTAGGTCTAGGCTATAACGCCAAAGCCTCGCTTGTGGCGAGGGGATTGGTCGAAATGGCACGCTTTGGGCAATATTTTGGCGCAAAGATTGAGACCTTTTTGGGTCTCTCTGGCGCGGGCGATCTCTTTCTCACTTCAGGCTCCACCCTCTCTAGAAACTACCGCGTGGGGCTTGGACTCGCCCAAGGCAAGAGCTTGGAGGAGATATTAATTGAGCTTGGCGAGGTGGCTGAAGGGATCAAGACCGCTAGGGCGATCACGCAAATTGCTCAAAGAGAGGGCATTCACGCTCCCATCGCACACGAGGTGAACGCCATCTTGCAGGGCAAGAATCCCAAAGAGAGCCTCAAAGACCTACTCTCTCACGGACGATAA